One Dioscorea cayenensis subsp. rotundata cultivar TDr96_F1 chromosome 15, TDr96_F1_v2_PseudoChromosome.rev07_lg8_w22 25.fasta, whole genome shotgun sequence genomic region harbors:
- the LOC120277866 gene encoding 5' exonuclease Apollo-like, whose product MEKGLVSIDRWVKGSQAYFLTHLHADHTRGLSPLWTLGPLFCSPITARLLPSRFPGLDSSLIRVLEIGLTHSITLISKCSGSEVHILVTPIDANHCPGAVMYLFRGEFGTVLHTGDFRWELDSERAQLARRNLLDALGGERVDLLYLDNTYCHPFFSFPTREVAAQQVVDFIKQHPNDEIIIAVDNLGKENLLVYISQALGVKIWVWPERLKTMHILGLDDIFTTDTSLTRVRAVPRYSFTLDTLEGLNTICPTIGIMPSGLTWGSLAFEKDIGYVGLSESEGHSGEKSKNNRKRSTNGNIKLAGDQIKPPWKFQEYSYSFPYSDHACFSEIQELMRTVLPKNVFGIVSASSFDIHPCHHFDNLNCELCTVSGSEISTKVRGNHLDASFRNKLNRRAVLHQNLNRSNVKCGRHLQPSASKTNRNEGCTEKG is encoded by the exons ATGGAGAAGGGCTTGGTCTCCATAGATCGATGGGTGAAAGGGAGCCAGGCTTACTTTCTCACTCACCTCCATGCTGACCATACCAGAGGCCTCTCTCCGCTATGGACCCTCGGGCCCCTCTTCTGCTCTCCCATCACCGCCCGCCTCCTCCCCTCTCGCTTCCCCGGGCTTGATTCCTCCTTGATTCGGGTTCTGGAGATTGGTCTCACCCACTCCATCACTTTGATCTCTAAATGCTCTGGATCCGAGGTCCATATTCTTGTCACCCCAATCGACGCTAATCACTGCCCCG GTGCAGTGATGTACTTGTTCCGTGGTGAATTTGGAACTGTGTTACATACTGGGGATTTTCGATGGGAATTGGACTCTGAAAGGGCACAACTGGCTAGGAGAAACCTTCTTGATGCTCTGGGAGGTGAAAGAGTAGATTTGCTTTACTTGGACAACACTTACTGTCatccattcttttcatttcctaCTCGAGAAGTTGCCGCCCAACAG GTAGTTGATTTTATAAAGCAGCATCCCAATGATGAAATCATAATTGCTGTTGACAACCTGGGGAAAGAAAACTTATTGGTTTATATTTCACAAGCTTTGGGCGTAAAG ATATGGGTATGGCCAGAGCGCTTGAAGACCATGCACATTCTTGGGTTGGATGATATTTTTACAACAGATACCAGTCTAACCAGGGTCCGAGCTGTTCCTAGGTATAGTTTTACATTAGATACACTTGAGGGACTGAACACTATATGCCCCACCATAGGTATCATGCCTTCTGGTCTTACATGGGGTTCTCTAGCTTTTGAGAAGGATATTGGATATGTTGGTCTGTCAGAATCAGAAGGTCATAGCGGTGAGAAAAGTAAGAACAATAGGAAAAGATCTACAAATGGAAATATAAAATTGGCTGGAGATCAGATAAAACCTCCTTGGAAGTTCCAAGAGTATTCATATTCATTTCCATATTCTGACCATGCATGCTTCAGTGAGATACAGGAGCTTATGAGGACTGTGCTGCCCAAAAACGTGTTTGGTATTGTGTCTGCGTCCTCTTTCGATATCCATCCTTGTCACCACTTTGATAATCTCAACTGTGAATTATGTACAGTCTCTGGAAGTGAGATCAGCACAAAAGTCAGAGGGAATCATCTGGATGCTTCTTTCCGCAATAAACTTAACAGGAGAGCTGTTTTGCATCAGAATTTGAACAGATCAAATGTGAAATGTGGAAGACATCTTCAACCTTCTGCCTCCAAAACTAATAGAAACGAAGGTTGCACTGAGAAAGGGTAG